The DNA region GTCCTCGGGACGCGGATCCATCCGGATGGCGTGGAAGCCGAGGTAGATCCAGATCATGGTGAACAGCAGCGTGCACATGACCAGCGCCGAGGTGCCGGTCCAGTCACCACCCTCAGAGGAGGCCGCAGTGACGAACCAGTAGGCCGGGGTGACCAGCACCATGAAGGCGGTGCAGACCCCGAAGATCCAGGCTTCAGACTTCATCGGGCTCAGCCTTCCTTGTTGGAGCTGGTGGAGACGAGATCGTCCTCATCGTGCTCCAGCGCGGCGATCTCCGGATGGTGGAGGTCGAAGGCCGGGGACTCCGAGCGGATCTTCGGGATGGAGACGAAGTTGTGGCGCGGCGCCGGGCAGGCGGTGGCCCACTCCAGCGAACGGCCCCAGCCCCACGGGTCGTCGACCTCGACGATCGGCGCGTGACGCGAGACGTAGAGGTTGTAGAAGAACGGCAGCATCGACAGGCTGAGCAGGAACGCGCCCACGGTCGAGAACTGGTTGAGGAAGGTGAAGCCGTCGCTGGGCAGGTAGTCGGAGATACGCCGCTGCATGCCCTCGACACCGAGCCAGTGCTGGACCAGGAAGGTCGCGTGGAAGCCGACGAACAGCAGCCAGAAGTGGACCTTGCCCAGGCGCTCGTCGAGCATCCGGCCGGTCATCTTCGGCCACCAGAAGTAGAAGCCGGCGAACATCGCGAACACCACGGTGCCGAAGACGACGTAGTGGAAGTGCGCGACCACGAAGTAGGAGTCGGAGACCTGGAAGTCGAGCGGCGGGCTCGCCAGGATGATGCCGGTCAGACCACCGAAGAGGAAGGTCGTCAGGAAGCCGATCGACCACAGCATCGGGGTGTCGAAACTGACCGATCCGCCCCACATCGTGCCGATCCAGTTGAAGAACTTCACCCCTGTCGGCACCGCGATCAGGAACGTCATGCCGGAGAAGAACGGCAGGTTGACCGCGCCGGTGACGAACATGTGGTGCGCCCACACCGCCACCGAGAGGATCGCGATACCGAGGGTCGCGGCCACCAGGCCGATGTAGCCGAAGATCGGCTTGCGGCTGAAGACCGGGAGGATCTCGGAGATGATGCCGAAGAACGGCAGCGCGATGATGTAGACCTCGGGGTGGCCGAAGAACCAGAACAGGTGCTGCCACAGGATCGGGCCGCCGTGGGCGGCGTCGAAGACGTGGGAGCCGAACTGGCGGTCGGACTCGAGCATCAGCAGCGCGGCGGCCAGGATCGGGAACGCGATCAGCGCGAGCAGGGCGGTGATCAGCACGTTCCACGTGAAGATCGGCATCCGGAACATGGTCATGCCCGGCGCACGCATGCAGATGATCGTGGTGATGAAGTTGACCGAGCCCAGGATGGTGCCCAGACCACCCATGTAGAGACCCATGATCCACAGGTCGCCACCGACACCCGGCGAGTACTGCGCGCTGGACAGCGGCGTGTAGGCGAACCAGCCGAAGTCGGCCGCGCCCGTCGGGGTGAAGAAGCCGCTGCCCGCGATCAGACCACCGAAGAGGTAGAGCCAGTAGCTGAACATGTTGAGTCGCGGGAACGCGACGTCAGGGGCGCCGATCTGCAGCGGCATGATGACGTTGGCGAAGCCGAAGAACAGCGGCGTCGCGAACAGCAGCAGCATGATCGTGCCGTGCATGGTGAACAGCTGGTTGAACAGCTCGTCGTTGACGACCTGCTGACCCGGGAAGGCCAGCTCTGAGCGCATCAGCAGCGCCATCAGGCCGCCGACGAGGAACCAGGCGAACGACGTGACCAGGTACATCTTGCCGATCAGCTTGTGATCGGTGGTGGTCAGCAGCTGGTAGATGTGCTTACCGAGCGGCTTGGGGCCCCCGGTGACCGGGCGCGCAGCTGTGGCGGTCACTCGCCCTCCTCCTCGTTGTGGCTGGCGATGTCGTCGGTGGTGCGGGTGGACTTGCCACCACCGAGCAGCGGGCGCTCGGCCTCGAAGCCCTTCTGCGCCAGCGCGTCGACGTAAGACTTGTAGTCGCTCTCGGAGAGGATCGCGACCTTGAAGATCATCCGGGCGTGGTAGACGCCGCAGAGCTCGTAGCAGGCGCCGCGGAAGGTCTTGCCCTCGATGAGGTCGTTGGCACCCGGGTTGAAGGTGGCCGTGGCCTCCTTCGTGGTGATCGAGTAGTGGTTGACCCGACCCGGGACGACGTCCATCTTCATGCCGAACTCCGGCACGCCGAAGTTGTGGATGACGTCCGCCGAGCGCAGGTTGAAGCGCGTGGTGGTCTTCTCCGGGAGGACCAGCGTCGGGATGTGCGAGCCGGTGCCCACGACATAGCCGTAGCTGTCGTAGGGGAACTCGTCGTCGACGAGGTTGTCGTCCGCGCTGGCGTCCAGCTCGCCGATGCCGTGGTTGAAGGTCCACTGCCACTGCTGGCCGGTGACCTCGATCACGTTGGTCGGCGACCCGTCGTCCAGCATCTCGTTCTGGACCTTGACGGTGTGGTCGAAGAACACGATCACCATCAGGACCGGAGCGATCGTGTAGAAGATCTCCAGCGGCAGGTTGTAACGCGTCTGGACCGGGATGTCGGCGTCGCTGCGGCGCCGGTAGCGCCAGATCGCCCAGAAGATGAGCCCCCAGGTCAGGATGCCGGTCAGCAGCGCGGCGATCCATGCGCCCTGCCACAGGGCGAGGTTGTGCTCCCCCTGCTCAGAACGTGGCTCGGGGAAGCCGAAACGCGCCGCCTCGTCCGAACAACCACTCAGCAGGAGGGCGCCGGCCGTCAGCGTCGCCACCAGCGCACCACGTCGGGCGCGGGCGTGGGACGGAGTCGATCCGGCCCCTGGCAAGTGCAGACCCACTACGAGCCTCTCTCTCATGCGAACACTCAGATGTCGGCAGACTACCGCGAGCGCCTCTGGATTCATCTTCAGGGGTTCCCCATGTCGCGTATGGCTACCGTTGGGTTCTGTGACCGACAGCTTCACCTACCTGGACGCCGCATCGGCCGAACCGCTCCATCCGGCGGCCCGCGACGTGCTTCTCGCCGCGGCCGAGCAGGGGTACGCCGACCCCCGCCGCCTCCACCGGCCGGCCCGTAACGCGGGGCTGCTGCTCGAGAACGCCCGCGAGGTCGTGGCCGAGGCGCTGGGCGTACGTCGCGATGAGGTGCTTTTCACATCGTCGGGCTCCACCGCCGTGCACGCGGGCCTGCTGGGGCTCGGATCACGTGGTATCGGTCACAGTGCCGTCGAGCACCAGGCCGTCATCGACGCCGCGCGCTGGTCGCAACGCTCTCCCGTCACCGAGCTGGCCGTCGACGGCGAGGCGCGGGTCGAGGTCGCCGCCGTACGTGACGCCGTCGCGGCCGGAGAGGTCGACGTGGTCGCCGTCCAGCAGGCCAACCACGAGGTCGGCACGCTGCAGCCGCTCGACGACGTCGCCTCCGCCGCCGGCCCGGCCTCCCTCTTCGTCGACGCGGGC from Nocardioides luteus includes:
- the ctaD gene encoding aa3-type cytochrome oxidase subunit I, coding for MTATAARPVTGGPKPLGKHIYQLLTTTDHKLIGKMYLVTSFAWFLVGGLMALLMRSELAFPGQQVVNDELFNQLFTMHGTIMLLLFATPLFFGFANVIMPLQIGAPDVAFPRLNMFSYWLYLFGGLIAGSGFFTPTGAADFGWFAYTPLSSAQYSPGVGGDLWIMGLYMGGLGTILGSVNFITTIICMRAPGMTMFRMPIFTWNVLITALLALIAFPILAAALLMLESDRQFGSHVFDAAHGGPILWQHLFWFFGHPEVYIIALPFFGIISEILPVFSRKPIFGYIGLVAATLGIAILSVAVWAHHMFVTGAVNLPFFSGMTFLIAVPTGVKFFNWIGTMWGGSVSFDTPMLWSIGFLTTFLFGGLTGIILASPPLDFQVSDSYFVVAHFHYVVFGTVVFAMFAGFYFWWPKMTGRMLDERLGKVHFWLLFVGFHATFLVQHWLGVEGMQRRISDYLPSDGFTFLNQFSTVGAFLLSLSMLPFFYNLYVSRHAPIVEVDDPWGWGRSLEWATACPAPRHNFVSIPKIRSESPAFDLHHPEIAALEHDEDDLVSTSSNKEG
- the ctaC gene encoding aa3-type cytochrome oxidase subunit II; translation: MATLTAGALLLSGCSDEAARFGFPEPRSEQGEHNLALWQGAWIAALLTGILTWGLIFWAIWRYRRRSDADIPVQTRYNLPLEIFYTIAPVLMVIVFFDHTVKVQNEMLDDGSPTNVIEVTGQQWQWTFNHGIGELDASADDNLVDDEFPYDSYGYVVGTGSHIPTLVLPEKTTTRFNLRSADVIHNFGVPEFGMKMDVVPGRVNHYSITTKEATATFNPGANDLIEGKTFRGACYELCGVYHARMIFKVAILSESDYKSYVDALAQKGFEAERPLLGGGKSTRTTDDIASHNEEEGE